A window of Jannaschia sp. M317 contains these coding sequences:
- the cysE gene encoding serine O-acetyltransferase, translating into MTQTQITVRSVDKVWDQTLEEARDAIRAEPLLGGLVHASILHHDSLEKALAYRFAQKLASGEMSDQLLREISDAAYAADPTLGQAARADIVAVFERDPACHRFLQPILFFKGFQAIQAYRIGNWLWRTGRKDLAYFVQMRVSETFGVDIHPGARIGRGIMIDHAHSIVIGETAVVGNNVSMLHSVTLGGTGKEDDDRHPKIEDGVLIGAGAKVLGNIRVGHCSRIAAGSVVLEPVPAMKTVAGVPARIVGEAGCAQPSIMMDQLIGVRGTET; encoded by the coding sequence ATGACCCAAACCCAGATCACCGTGCGTTCCGTTGACAAGGTCTGGGACCAGACTCTTGAAGAGGCCCGCGACGCAATCCGCGCCGAGCCGTTGCTGGGAGGGTTGGTCCACGCTTCGATCCTGCACCATGACAGCCTGGAAAAGGCGTTGGCGTATCGTTTCGCGCAGAAACTTGCTTCTGGCGAAATGAGTGATCAGCTTCTGCGTGAGATTTCGGACGCGGCATATGCCGCTGATCCGACACTGGGGCAGGCGGCGCGGGCTGACATCGTGGCAGTTTTCGAAAGGGATCCGGCTTGCCACAGGTTTTTGCAGCCAATCCTTTTCTTCAAGGGGTTCCAGGCAATTCAGGCCTATCGAATTGGCAATTGGTTGTGGCGAACCGGCCGCAAGGATCTCGCGTATTTTGTTCAGATGCGGGTGAGTGAGACCTTTGGTGTGGACATCCACCCTGGCGCTCGGATCGGGCGGGGGATCATGATCGACCACGCCCATAGTATCGTCATCGGCGAGACTGCCGTGGTCGGTAACAATGTATCGATGCTGCATTCGGTCACTTTGGGCGGGACCGGCAAGGAAGATGACGACCGGCATCCGAAAATCGAGGACGGTGTGCTGATCGGCGCTGGTGCGAAGGTGTTGGGAAATATCCGTGTCGGGCATTGTAGCCGGATTGCCGCCGGTTCCGTCGTGCTTGAACCCGTGCCGGCAATGAAGACTGTCGCGGGTGTTCCAGCGCGCATCGTCGGAGAAGCGGGATGTGCGCAACCGTCAATCATGATGGATCAGCTTATAGGCGTGCGCGGAACGGAAACCTAG